A genomic window from Candidatus Pelagisphaera phototrophica includes:
- a CDS encoding RNA-binding S4 domain-containing protein, giving the protein MSGEPVAKARIDRWLWAVRQFKTRTLASDACRGGKIRVRDEKVKPSYGLKVGEVVEIQSGPITKRLKVVGLIEKRVGAKLVSAFMEDLTPPEDYLLLQQTAAQKVLRRDRGTGRPTKRDRREIERLFDED; this is encoded by the coding sequence ATGAGTGGCGAGCCAGTAGCTAAAGCTCGAATCGACCGCTGGCTTTGGGCGGTTCGGCAATTTAAGACGAGGACCTTGGCGTCTGACGCCTGCCGTGGAGGCAAGATCCGCGTGCGAGATGAGAAGGTAAAGCCTTCCTACGGACTCAAGGTGGGCGAAGTTGTCGAAATTCAATCAGGCCCCATAACCAAGCGTTTGAAAGTGGTGGGGCTCATCGAGAAGCGGGTTGGGGCGAAGCTCGTTTCGGCATTCATGGAGGATTTGACACCTCCCGAAGACTATCTGCTTTTGCAGCAAACTGCGGCGCAGAAGGTCTTGCGCCGGGATCGCGGGACTGGGCGTCCTACTAAGCGAGACCGCCGTGAAATTGAACGATTGTTCGACGAAGACTAG
- a CDS encoding FtsW/RodA/SpoVE family cell cycle protein: MSRSQSSYAHSRFDPISPLCIIAMSIIGVFFIYSAQHYQQSNDWIKQIVWICIGFTAYAVVSWLDYKIFLKYSHLLYFLALGLLAMVPFSPWGEDFYGAKRWLYFGIGPTFQPSEVAKLACIVIGASLLTRSEIGKLMESRLALAKMTLAISIPFLFILFQPDLGSALVIPSAVFAQLYASNLTKSFFTTAFAIFAVLVGLVVLDTHNYGEYVSAKAEAKEEQIVERPHYWIPIRDYQRQRMMGFIYPEKVDRRDAGWNREQSIISVGSGGLTGKGYLKGNQAQLGYLPRAVAHNDFIFSVIAEETGFLGSVVVVSLFGLLIGNNIRIATIARDRFGTLLVMGVATLFTIHFFVNIAMTIGLMPITGLPLPFLSHGGTFMVSCCVLQGLAQSVYRFRKEF, translated from the coding sequence GTGTCACGCTCCCAATCTAGCTACGCGCACTCTCGCTTTGATCCGATTTCACCCCTGTGTATAATCGCTATGTCAATTATCGGCGTTTTCTTTATCTATAGCGCCCAGCACTACCAGCAAAGCAACGACTGGATTAAGCAGATCGTATGGATCTGCATTGGCTTCACTGCTTATGCCGTCGTTTCCTGGCTAGACTACAAAATCTTTTTGAAGTATTCCCACTTATTGTACTTCCTAGCACTTGGGTTGCTTGCCATGGTTCCTTTCAGCCCTTGGGGCGAGGATTTCTACGGCGCTAAGCGTTGGCTCTACTTTGGTATCGGGCCAACCTTCCAGCCGAGTGAAGTAGCGAAACTCGCCTGCATCGTTATCGGGGCCAGCCTCCTCACCCGATCCGAAATCGGCAAACTCATGGAATCGCGACTGGCACTCGCAAAAATGACGCTTGCGATTTCTATTCCATTCTTATTCATCTTATTCCAGCCCGATCTTGGATCGGCACTCGTCATTCCTTCCGCCGTGTTCGCACAGCTTTACGCATCCAATCTTACCAAATCCTTTTTCACAACCGCCTTTGCAATATTCGCGGTTTTGGTGGGTCTCGTGGTACTTGATACTCACAACTATGGCGAGTACGTAAGTGCCAAGGCGGAAGCGAAGGAGGAGCAAATCGTTGAACGTCCGCACTACTGGATTCCGATCCGGGACTATCAGCGACAGCGTATGATGGGCTTTATCTACCCCGAGAAGGTCGACCGCAGAGATGCAGGCTGGAATCGGGAACAATCAATTATATCCGTTGGATCCGGCGGCTTGACAGGTAAAGGCTACCTGAAAGGCAACCAGGCCCAACTGGGCTATCTGCCTCGTGCAGTGGCCCACAACGACTTCATTTTCTCCGTTATCGCGGAGGAAACCGGCTTTTTGGGAAGCGTAGTCGTGGTATCTCTATTCGGCTTGCTGATAGGAAACAACATCCGCATCGCCACCATCGCACGCGACCGCTTTGGCACGCTTCTTGTGATGGGGGTGGCGACGTTGTTCACCATTCATTTCTTTGTGAATATCGCAATGACGATTGGCCTGATGCCCATAACTGGACTACCGCTCCCGTTCTTAAGTCACGGAGGCACCTTCATGGTGAGTTGCTGCGTCCTGCAAGGACTGGCACAAAGCGTGTACCGATTTCGAAAGGAATTCTAA